One window of the Trifolium pratense cultivar HEN17-A07 linkage group LG2, ARS_RC_1.1, whole genome shotgun sequence genome contains the following:
- the LOC123910247 gene encoding protease Do-like 8, chloroplastic: protein MRFDCAKSSSFSYITFVFLTFIAIFVGIAGTSAGVGFAIPSSTVLRIVPQLIQFGKVVRAGLNVDIAPDLIANQLNVRNGALILTVPKNSLAAKVGLNPTTRGFAGNIVLRFS, encoded by the exons ATGAGGTTTGATTGTG CCAAAAGTTCTAGTTTTTCTTATATCACTTTTGTATTCCTCACTTTCATTGCCATTTTTGTCGGTATTGCAGGAACTTCAGCTGGTGTTGGATTTGCTATTCCATCTTCAACTGTACTTAGAATCGTTCCTCAGTTGATTCAGTTTGGAAAA GTTGTTAGAGCTGGTTTGAACGTGGATATTGCTCCAGATTTAATTGCAAATCAACTTAACGTTCGAAATGGGGCTCTTATTCTAACG GTTCCAAAAAATAGTCTTGCTGCAAAAGTTGGGCTAAATCCCACAACAAGGGGATTTGCTGGTAATATAGTCCTTAGATTTTCATGA